A window of the Dickeya dianthicola NCPPB 453 genome harbors these coding sequences:
- a CDS encoding phage tail protein — protein sequence MTTKYYAILTNTGAALLANATALGRQLPITQMALGDGGGTLPTPDTAQTKLVNERRRAPLNSLSVDPVNPSQIIAEQVIPEDEGGWWIREIGLYDAGGNLIAVANCPETYKPQLQEGSGRVQTVRMILIVSSTDAVTLKIDPSVVLATRAYTDGKAAEAKAYTDAQTGGAKIEVKAYTDNMLTAHLAAANPHPQYAVSADVAVAMKAKLDVADVVGIPLPWPQAVAPSGWLKCNGQAFDKALYPKLATAYPSGVLPDLRGEFIRGWDDGRGVDSGRGLLSAQRATLLRTAMIDYAGTDLDNSSVLNGLAYAEADGSTKSIYPASAIYAPNGDNLSNTAAADNAVSGTSSFAAFQTGVTPPNWISVRSRNVAFNYIVRAA from the coding sequence ATGACAACCAAATACTATGCGATCCTGACTAACACCGGCGCGGCGCTGCTGGCAAACGCCACCGCGCTCGGACGGCAACTACCGATTACACAAATGGCGCTGGGCGATGGCGGTGGCACCCTGCCGACTCCCGACACGGCACAAACCAAACTGGTGAATGAACGGCGCCGGGCGCCGCTCAATTCTCTGAGCGTAGACCCGGTGAACCCCAGCCAGATTATTGCCGAGCAGGTGATCCCAGAAGACGAGGGCGGCTGGTGGATACGTGAAATCGGTCTGTATGACGCCGGCGGCAATCTGATTGCCGTCGCCAACTGCCCGGAAACCTACAAGCCGCAGCTACAGGAAGGCTCCGGCCGGGTGCAGACGGTGCGCATGATTTTGATTGTCAGCAGCACTGACGCGGTAACGCTGAAAATCGACCCGTCGGTGGTGCTGGCGACGCGGGCGTATACCGACGGCAAAGCTGCCGAGGCTAAAGCCTACACCGATGCCCAGACGGGCGGCGCAAAAATTGAAGTGAAAGCCTACACCGATAACATGCTGACCGCGCATCTGGCGGCGGCAAATCCTCACCCGCAGTATGCGGTGTCCGCTGATGTTGCCGTTGCCATGAAAGCGAAGCTGGATGTTGCCGACGTGGTGGGGATCCCGCTGCCGTGGCCGCAGGCCGTCGCACCGAGCGGCTGGCTAAAGTGCAACGGTCAGGCTTTCGATAAAGCCCTCTATCCAAAACTGGCGACGGCTTATCCGTCTGGTGTGCTGCCGGATTTACGTGGTGAGTTTATCCGCGGCTGGGATGACGGACGCGGAGTAGACAGCGGGCGCGGGTTGCTATCAGCACAGCGCGCCACATTACTACGCACTGCAATGATCGACTACGCCGGAACCGATTTAGACAATTCCAGTGTTTTAAACGGACTGGCGTATGCCGAGGCCGATGGTTCTACCAAATCCATCTATCCAGCGTCGGCCATTTATGCGCCGAATGGTGACAATCTGAGTAACACGGCAGCGGCGGATAATGCCGTATCGGGCACATCATCATTTGCTGCATTTCAGACGGGTGTTACGCCACCAAACTGGATTTCCGTTCGTTCCCGCAACGTCGCCTTTAACTACATTGTGAGAGCTGCATAA
- a CDS encoding tail fiber assembly protein, which produces MSEKYSVAVQNAGLGKNGLAERAGWLTVYHVDPLTREYTGASYEYLMIGTGLPADSYVDAPDLPGAGQALRRTADGSVWEHVPDLRGKTAYSTTNGQAQTVQDIGALPGGLTLLAPATAFDAWNGDQWVTDTGAQQAAAIAVAAQTLADRKAVAVARINELNYAVTLGMATRAEKDALTDWQTYLVQLSRIDTAAAPDIDWPAAPEK; this is translated from the coding sequence ATGAGCGAAAAATATTCTGTTGCTGTACAAAACGCCGGATTGGGCAAAAACGGGCTGGCTGAACGGGCGGGCTGGCTGACGGTCTATCATGTTGACCCGCTGACCCGTGAATATACCGGTGCCAGTTACGAGTATCTGATGATCGGCACTGGCCTACCGGCTGACAGTTACGTCGACGCACCCGATCTGCCCGGTGCGGGCCAGGCATTACGCAGAACGGCGGACGGTAGCGTCTGGGAACATGTGCCAGACCTGCGTGGTAAAACGGCGTACAGCACAACGAACGGACAGGCGCAGACAGTACAGGATATCGGCGCGTTGCCGGGCGGGTTAACGTTGCTGGCACCGGCGACGGCGTTTGATGCGTGGAACGGTGACCAGTGGGTGACCGACACCGGCGCCCAGCAGGCGGCCGCTATCGCGGTAGCGGCGCAAACGCTGGCAGACCGTAAAGCGGTGGCCGTCGCCCGCATCAATGAGCTGAACTACGCGGTAACGCTGGGGATGGCGACCCGCGCGGAGAAAGACGCACTGACCGACTGGCAAACCTACCTGGTGCAATTAAGCCGTATCGACACCGCCGCCGCGCCGGATATCGACTGGCCCGCCGCCCCGGAAAAATAA
- a CDS encoding phage tail sheath protein, whose amino-acid sequence MATDYHHGVRVTEINDGTRTITTVSTAIVGLVCTADDADAATFPLNKPVLITDVLTASGKAGESGTLARALDAIADQAKPVIVVVRVPQGESEAETTSNIIGGVTADGKKTGMKALLAAQAQLGVKPRILGVPGHDNKAVAVELASIAQSLRAFAYVSAHGCKTVADAIAYRGNFSQRELMVIWPDFVAWDTVADAEATAWATARALGLRAKIDEQTGWHKTLSNVGVNGVTGLSADVFWDLQDSATDAGLLNQNAVTTLIRKDGFRFWGSRTCSDDPLFAFESYTRTAQVLADTMAEAHMWAVDKPLTPSLARDIIEGIRAKLRELVAQGYLLGGDCWIDESVNSKDTLKAGKLAIDYNYTPVPPLENLLLRQRITDTYLMDFTGQVSG is encoded by the coding sequence ATGGCAACTGACTATCATCACGGTGTGCGTGTCACCGAAATCAACGACGGCACGCGCACTATCACCACCGTATCCACGGCCATTGTCGGGCTGGTCTGTACCGCCGACGATGCCGACGCGGCAACCTTTCCCCTCAATAAGCCGGTGCTGATCACCGACGTGCTGACGGCCAGCGGCAAGGCGGGCGAGTCTGGCACGCTGGCGCGTGCGCTGGATGCCATCGCCGATCAGGCCAAGCCCGTTATCGTGGTGGTGCGTGTGCCGCAGGGCGAGAGCGAGGCGGAAACCACGTCAAATATCATTGGCGGCGTCACCGCCGACGGCAAGAAAACCGGCATGAAAGCCCTGTTGGCCGCGCAAGCGCAGCTGGGCGTAAAGCCGCGCATTCTCGGCGTGCCGGGCCATGATAACAAGGCGGTGGCGGTTGAGTTGGCGAGCATCGCCCAGAGTCTGCGCGCCTTCGCCTACGTCAGCGCCCACGGCTGCAAAACGGTGGCGGACGCCATCGCCTACCGGGGCAATTTTAGTCAACGTGAACTGATGGTGATCTGGCCGGACTTTGTGGCCTGGGATACCGTCGCCGATGCCGAGGCGACCGCCTGGGCGACCGCTCGCGCACTCGGTCTGCGCGCAAAAATCGACGAACAAACCGGCTGGCATAAAACCCTGTCTAACGTCGGCGTGAACGGCGTCACCGGCCTGTCGGCGGATGTGTTCTGGGATTTGCAAGACTCGGCCACGGATGCGGGGCTGTTGAACCAGAACGCCGTGACCACGCTGATCCGCAAAGACGGCTTCCGCTTCTGGGGCAGCCGCACCTGTTCGGATGATCCGCTATTTGCCTTTGAATCCTACACCCGCACCGCGCAGGTGCTGGCCGATACGATGGCTGAGGCGCATATGTGGGCGGTCGATAAGCCGCTGACGCCCTCGCTGGCCCGAGACATTATCGAAGGCATCCGCGCCAAGCTGCGCGAGCTGGTCGCGCAGGGCTACCTGCTGGGCGGTGACTGCTGGATTGATGAGAGCGTGAACAGCAAAGACACGCTGAAAGCGGGCAAACTCGCCATTGACTACAACTACACGCCGGTGCCGCCGCTGGAAAACCTGCTGTTACGCCAGCGCATCACCGACACATACCTGATGGACTTCACCGGCCAGGTGAGCGGCTAA
- a CDS encoding phage major tail tube protein, whose product MALPRTLKYLNLFNDGNNFMGVVESFTPPKLTRKLEKFRGGGMSGTVDIDMGLDDGALECEWQIGGWEPLIFKQLGTAKADGVQLRFTGSIQRDDTGEVQAVEIVLRGRHKEVDSGEAKQGEKTTTKISTVCTYYKLTINGDVLVEIDILNMIENIGGEDRLAEHRSAIGL is encoded by the coding sequence ATGGCATTACCACGCACACTGAAATACCTGAACCTGTTCAACGACGGGAACAACTTTATGGGGGTGGTCGAGTCGTTCACGCCGCCGAAACTGACCCGCAAGCTGGAGAAATTCCGGGGCGGCGGCATGTCCGGCACGGTTGATATCGATATGGGGCTGGACGATGGCGCCCTGGAATGTGAATGGCAGATTGGCGGCTGGGAGCCGCTGATCTTCAAGCAGTTGGGCACGGCAAAAGCCGACGGTGTGCAACTGCGATTTACCGGCTCTATCCAGCGTGACGACACCGGCGAGGTACAGGCGGTGGAGATTGTATTGCGCGGTCGTCATAAGGAAGTCGACAGCGGCGAAGCCAAGCAAGGCGAGAAAACCACCACCAAGATCTCAACCGTCTGTACCTATTACAAGCTGACCATCAACGGCGATGTGCTGGTCGAGATCGACATTCTCAACATGATTGAAAACATCGGCGGAGAGGACCGACTAGCCGAACACCGTTCAGCCATCGGGCTGTAA
- a CDS encoding phage tail assembly protein — MQELNTEKTVTLDSPLKRGDTVIDSITIRKPTSGALRGVRLQALMEMDVNAVMVVLPRVTAPALTATEVLELDPADLVALAVEVVTFLLPKSARQDSPAS, encoded by the coding sequence ATGCAGGAACTGAACACTGAAAAGACCGTCACGCTCGACAGCCCACTGAAACGCGGTGACACGGTGATTGACTCCATTACCATCCGCAAGCCCACCTCCGGCGCGCTGCGGGGCGTGCGCCTGCAGGCGTTAATGGAGATGGACGTCAACGCGGTAATGGTGGTACTGCCCCGCGTCACAGCCCCGGCCCTGACCGCCACCGAGGTGCTGGAGCTGGACCCGGCCGACCTGGTGGCGCTGGCGGTCGAGGTGGTCACTTTTTTGTTGCCGAAGTCGGCCCGGCAGGATTCCCCGGCGAGCTGA
- a CDS encoding GpE family phage tail protein encodes MADIATVFHWPPAVTADMPLTEVLTWRHKAILRSGAGDE; translated from the coding sequence GTGGCGGACATTGCTACCGTGTTTCACTGGCCGCCCGCCGTCACTGCGGATATGCCGTTAACCGAGGTGCTGACGTGGCGGCATAAGGCCATTTTGAGAAGCGGAGCCGGTGATGAGTAA
- a CDS encoding phage tail tape measure protein, with the protein MSNSLRLQVVLDAVDKLTRPLRQAQAGSKGLSTAIKESQVRLKALDTQAARIDGFRKASAQAAVVSNSLKGAREEAARLATQFAATERPTAQQARLLQQAKDRVNELQDKYNGLRVSVQRQREALSASGIDTKKLSDAQRQLRSEAQSVTDSLQRQQQALKQLGERQQKLNAIKARHEKTLDTRNKLAGTGGTMVATGVATAAPMIAPIKAYADSEDAATQLAGSMMGPGAKVSAEFEKINTLAVSLGDRLPGTTADFQNMMTMLRRQGLSAQSILGGTGEAAAYLGVQLKMAPTEAAEFAAKMQDATGTAEKDMMPLMDIIQKGFYAGVDPTNMLGGFAKIGSAMSIIKKDGIEAAKIFAPLLVMADQASMEGGAAGNAYRKIFQAAMKTDKVKDVNDDLKDKKIKIKFDFTNGKGEFGGLEKMYAQLGQLQKLNTETRLKVLKDIFGDDAETLQALNIMITKGLDGYRETQAKLEQQASLRERVDAQLQTLGNKWDAATGSFTNAMASIGATVAPDLKQLIDGLGELAGKLNDFVKAHPVLVSSLFKSAAGFAIAATAIGILFVAIASVMGPLSLLRMSLGMLGLKLPTLGGAVARFAGLFGSVGSVFSGLGRLLLWLVASPFALLRPALMFVGGILGALLSPVALFMAAVVAVGVAIYQHWEPIKAFLGGVVDGFTAAAGPIVAAFEPLKPVFAWVGDKVQALWKWFTDLLEPVKWSAAELDNAAAMGRKFGEFLADGLSKVMHPLDSLKSGVSWLLEKLGVVKTESDKLPSADVIQKAQDAKAAATAPVNPTNATPWGAPPVYSPFAGMYDSGGIIPSGQFGIVGENGPEIVNGPARITSRRHTAALAAAVLGAAASPVLAQPLHPFSLPASQYGSAGQEYSAGRLATAAPVTVNAPISIYTQPGQNATDIAREVARQLDERERRARAKSRSNYSDQGGIG; encoded by the coding sequence ATGAGTAACAGTCTGCGTCTGCAGGTCGTTCTGGATGCAGTAGATAAACTGACCCGCCCGCTCCGTCAGGCGCAGGCGGGCAGCAAAGGGCTATCCACTGCCATCAAAGAAAGTCAGGTGCGCCTGAAAGCGCTGGACACGCAGGCCGCCCGAATTGATGGCTTCCGTAAAGCCAGCGCGCAGGCTGCCGTGGTCAGTAACAGCCTGAAGGGCGCCCGCGAGGAAGCGGCCCGCCTGGCAACCCAATTTGCCGCCACCGAGCGCCCCACCGCCCAGCAGGCGCGCCTGCTGCAACAAGCCAAAGACCGGGTTAACGAACTGCAGGATAAGTACAACGGCCTGCGCGTATCCGTGCAGCGGCAGCGCGAGGCGCTGAGCGCCTCCGGCATCGACACCAAAAAATTGAGCGACGCCCAGCGGCAACTGCGCAGCGAAGCACAGTCGGTGACCGATTCCCTGCAACGTCAGCAGCAGGCGCTGAAACAGTTGGGCGAGCGGCAGCAGAAGCTGAACGCCATCAAGGCGCGGCATGAAAAGACGCTGGACACCCGCAACAAGCTGGCCGGCACCGGCGGCACGATGGTGGCGACCGGCGTCGCCACGGCGGCCCCGATGATTGCGCCGATCAAGGCGTATGCCGATTCAGAAGATGCCGCCACACAATTGGCTGGCTCCATGATGGGGCCGGGCGCCAAGGTGTCGGCGGAGTTTGAGAAAATCAACACGTTGGCCGTGTCGCTGGGCGACAGGTTACCCGGTACAACGGCAGATTTTCAGAACATGATGACCATGCTGCGCCGTCAGGGGCTGTCTGCGCAAAGCATCCTCGGCGGCACCGGCGAGGCAGCGGCTTATCTGGGCGTGCAGTTGAAAATGGCGCCCACCGAGGCGGCCGAGTTTGCAGCCAAGATGCAGGATGCGACCGGCACCGCCGAAAAGGACATGATGCCGCTGATGGATATCATCCAGAAGGGGTTTTACGCCGGGGTAGATCCGACCAACATGCTGGGCGGGTTTGCCAAGATTGGCAGCGCCATGTCCATCATTAAGAAAGACGGGATAGAAGCGGCAAAGATTTTTGCGCCCCTACTGGTCATGGCGGATCAGGCATCTATGGAAGGTGGTGCAGCCGGGAACGCCTACCGCAAGATTTTTCAGGCGGCGATGAAGACCGATAAAGTTAAAGATGTGAACGACGACCTGAAAGATAAAAAAATCAAAATTAAGTTCGATTTCACTAACGGCAAAGGCGAGTTTGGCGGGCTGGAAAAAATGTACGCCCAGTTGGGGCAGTTGCAGAAACTGAACACGGAAACCCGGCTGAAGGTGCTGAAAGATATCTTTGGCGACGATGCGGAAACCCTGCAAGCGCTGAACATCATGATCACCAAAGGGCTGGACGGCTACCGGGAAACCCAGGCCAAACTGGAGCAGCAGGCATCCCTGCGTGAGCGTGTAGACGCGCAGTTGCAGACGCTGGGCAATAAATGGGATGCGGCTACTGGTTCATTTACCAACGCAATGGCAAGCATTGGCGCCACCGTCGCCCCAGACCTGAAACAGTTGATTGACGGGCTGGGCGAATTGGCCGGAAAGCTCAACGACTTTGTGAAAGCCCACCCGGTACTGGTCAGCAGCCTGTTTAAATCTGCGGCCGGGTTTGCCATTGCCGCCACCGCGATCGGCATCCTGTTTGTTGCGATAGCCTCAGTGATGGGGCCGCTGTCGTTGCTGAGAATGAGTCTGGGTATGCTCGGTTTGAAACTACCCACTCTGGGCGGTGCCGTGGCGCGTTTTGCCGGTCTGTTCGGTAGCGTCGGCTCTGTGTTTAGTGGCCTGGGGCGTCTGCTGCTGTGGCTGGTGGCCTCGCCGTTTGCTCTGCTGCGCCCGGCGTTGATGTTTGTCGGCGGGATCCTGGGAGCGTTGCTTAGCCCCGTTGCGTTGTTTATGGCGGCGGTTGTTGCTGTCGGGGTAGCGATTTACCAACATTGGGAGCCGATCAAGGCATTCCTGGGCGGCGTGGTAGACGGTTTTACAGCGGCTGCCGGCCCGATTGTGGCAGCGTTTGAGCCGTTAAAGCCGGTGTTTGCGTGGGTGGGCGATAAAGTCCAGGCGCTGTGGAAATGGTTTACCGACCTGCTGGAGCCGGTGAAGTGGTCCGCTGCCGAACTGGATAACGCCGCCGCAATGGGGCGTAAATTCGGGGAGTTCTTAGCCGACGGGCTGAGCAAGGTCATGCACCCGCTGGATTCGCTGAAATCTGGGGTGTCGTGGCTGCTTGAAAAGTTGGGCGTGGTCAAAACCGAGTCGGACAAGCTGCCATCCGCCGATGTGATCCAGAAAGCCCAGGATGCCAAAGCCGCGGCGACCGCCCCGGTTAATCCTACCAATGCGACACCCTGGGGCGCGCCGCCGGTCTACAGCCCATTTGCGGGCATGTATGATAGCGGCGGGATTATCCCCAGCGGCCAATTCGGCATCGTCGGGGAGAACGGCCCGGAGATCGTCAACGGCCCGGCGCGCATCACCAGCCGCCGCCATACAGCAGCACTGGCCGCGGCTGTACTGGGTGCTGCCGCTTCGCCGGTACTGGCCCAGCCGCTGCACCCGTTCAGCCTGCCAGCCAGTCAGTACGGCAGTGCTGGACAGGAATACTCAGCCGGGCGGTTAGCCACCGCCGCCCCGGTTACCGTCAATGCACCCATTTCGATTTATACCCAGCCGGGCCAGAACGCGACGGATATCGCCCGCGAAGTTGCCCGGCAGTTGGATGAACGGGAACGCCGGGCCAGAGCGAAATCACGCAGTAATTACAGCGACCAGGGGGGGATCGGATGA
- a CDS encoding phage tail protein, with protein MININLSVSVMMALGLFVFGLQTVPYQELQRQRNWRHVTNSRIGQRPSWQFIGPDSDTLTLQGVLLPEITGGRLSLLMLEKMAESGKAWSLIEGTGTIYGMYVIESLSETRTLFFFNGSARRIEFTITLKRVDGDFGAVTGSLSEQWTSLKDSATGYADKVTAAAGQAVDAVKGVFS; from the coding sequence ATGATCAATATTAACTTGAGTGTCAGTGTCATGATGGCGCTGGGCCTGTTCGTGTTTGGCCTGCAAACCGTGCCGTACCAAGAGCTGCAGCGGCAACGTAACTGGCGGCATGTCACCAATAGCCGCATCGGTCAGCGTCCATCCTGGCAGTTTATCGGGCCGGACAGTGACACGCTGACGCTGCAGGGCGTGCTGCTACCGGAAATCACCGGCGGCCGGCTATCGCTATTGATGCTGGAGAAGATGGCGGAGAGCGGGAAGGCATGGTCACTGATTGAAGGCACCGGCACGATTTACGGCATGTATGTGATCGAAAGCCTGAGCGAAACCCGCACCCTGTTTTTTTTCAATGGCAGCGCCCGGCGCATTGAGTTCACCATCACGTTAAAACGGGTGGATGGAGATTTTGGGGCGGTGACCGGTAGTCTGTCGGAACAGTGGACCTCACTGAAAGACAGTGCGACCGGCTACGCCGACAAGGTGACCGCCGCTGCTGGTCAGGCTGTTGATGCGGTGAAGGGGGTGTTTTCATGA
- a CDS encoding phage late control D family protein has protein sequence MSLLDQMSTGRESAPDYRITISGKDVTETLDKRLMSLTITDNRGFEADQLDLELDDADGQLMLPRRGAQITVFLGWKGYALTKKGTFVVDEIEHSGAPDRLTVRARSADFRQTLNIKREKSWHQTTVGAIVREIADRHKLVAALDEATAAQKVEHIDQTNESDCSFLVRLAKDHGAIAAVKDGRLLFLRQGQGKTASGKPLPAAIITREDGDSHRFTLADRGAYTGVVANWLHTKEPKKKQEVKVKRRRRRRRTSTKKKKEPEAKQGEYLIGTDENVLVLSRTYANKANAERAAKMHWERLQRGTASFSIDLARGREDLFPELPVKVSGFKQEIDMADWTITTVTHSLNDRGFITSLEFEVKIDNLDME, from the coding sequence ATGAGCCTGCTGGACCAGATGAGCACCGGCCGGGAGTCCGCGCCGGATTACCGTATCACCATCAGCGGCAAGGATGTGACCGAAACGCTGGACAAGCGACTGATGTCGTTGACCATCACTGATAACCGGGGGTTTGAGGCCGACCAGTTGGATTTAGAACTGGACGACGCCGACGGGCAACTGATGCTGCCGCGTCGTGGCGCCCAAATTACCGTTTTTCTCGGCTGGAAGGGGTATGCGCTGACGAAAAAAGGCACCTTCGTGGTGGATGAGATTGAGCACAGCGGCGCGCCGGACCGGCTGACGGTGCGGGCGAGAAGCGCGGACTTTCGGCAGACGCTGAACATCAAGAGGGAAAAGTCGTGGCATCAGACCACCGTCGGCGCCATCGTGCGGGAAATTGCCGACCGGCACAAGCTGGTTGCTGCACTGGATGAGGCTACCGCCGCCCAGAAGGTCGAACATATCGACCAGACCAACGAGTCAGACTGTTCATTTCTGGTGCGACTGGCAAAAGATCACGGCGCGATTGCCGCCGTAAAAGATGGGCGGCTGCTATTCCTGCGTCAGGGCCAGGGAAAAACAGCCAGCGGAAAGCCACTGCCGGCAGCGATTATTACCCGTGAAGACGGCGACAGTCACCGCTTTACCCTTGCGGATCGTGGCGCTTACACCGGTGTAGTCGCTAACTGGCTGCATACCAAAGAGCCGAAGAAAAAACAGGAAGTTAAAGTGAAGCGCCGCCGACGTCGCCGCCGAACGTCAACGAAAAAGAAAAAGGAGCCGGAGGCCAAACAGGGCGAGTACCTGATCGGTACTGACGAAAACGTGCTGGTACTCAGTCGAACCTACGCCAATAAAGCTAACGCCGAGCGCGCAGCTAAGATGCACTGGGAGCGGCTGCAGCGAGGAACGGCCAGTTTCTCTATCGATCTGGCGCGCGGCCGTGAAGACTTGTTCCCGGAGTTACCGGTCAAAGTCAGCGGCTTTAAGCAGGAGATTGACATGGCCGACTGGACGATCACAACGGTTACGCATTCACTGAATGACCGGGGTTTTATCACGTCTCTGGAATTTGAAGTAAAAATCGACAACTTGGATATGGAGTAA
- a CDS encoding ogr/Delta-like zinc finger family protein: protein MMKCPLCGNAAHTRSSFEVTDTTKERYNQCTNINCGHTFISHETFVRSIARPGVVQHVAPHPKGQQVVMNL, encoded by the coding sequence ATGATGAAATGCCCACTGTGTGGCAATGCAGCACACACCCGCTCGTCGTTTGAGGTCACCGACACGACAAAGGAGCGTTACAACCAGTGCACCAACATTAACTGCGGACATACGTTCATCAGTCATGAAACCTTTGTTCGCTCAATTGCGCGCCCCGGGGTCGTTCAGCACGTTGCGCCACATCCGAAAGGGCAACAGGTGGTAATGAATCTGTAA
- a CDS encoding DUF6232 family protein, which produces MEETEFYNDGNVSITNARFRVGSTTYAMNGVTSVKRGQTNPPKTGAVVLAAIGIITAFAAGTLLFKAIGVVIFIIAIAWFKSIRPNYIVFLNSASGESQALSSQDGKYINDVINALNEAIVHRG; this is translated from the coding sequence ATGGAAGAAACAGAATTTTATAATGACGGCAATGTAAGCATCACAAATGCAAGGTTTAGGGTTGGCTCAACGACTTATGCGATGAATGGTGTAACATCAGTTAAACGCGGACAGACAAATCCCCCCAAAACAGGCGCTGTTGTGCTAGCGGCAATAGGCATTATAACTGCTTTCGCTGCGGGAACATTACTATTCAAAGCTATTGGGGTGGTAATATTTATAATTGCAATTGCTTGGTTTAAGTCTATCCGTCCAAATTATATTGTTTTTCTCAATAGTGCTTCAGGAGAATCACAAGCCCTATCAAGCCAAGATGGGAAATACATCAATGATGTTATTAACGCTCTGAATGAAGCTATTGTGCATAGAGGTTAG